The proteins below come from a single Gossypium raimondii isolate GPD5lz chromosome 2, ASM2569854v1, whole genome shotgun sequence genomic window:
- the LOC105778127 gene encoding splicing factor SF3a60 homolog isoform X1, giving the protein MKTLATISQVGLLHRRRQMCLRPLTTVLSPAIAPSPMVNVILMACSHGPRQNGSTAVSQDINSLKHIALMEAKMKKLSDLLSKTIEQTKENVVKKLALTYEEMEQECKEVS; this is encoded by the exons ATGAAAACCCTTGCAACAATAAGTCAAGTTGGTTTACTCCACCGCCGCCGCCAAATGTGCCTGAGGCCATTAACAACAGTACTGTCACCTGCAATTGCTCCTTCCCCAATGGTGAATGTCATATTGATGGCAT GCTCACACGGACCTCGACAAAATGGGTCTACTGCAGTTTCACAAGACATTAACAGTCTGAAACATATTGCATTGATGGAGGCCAAGATGAAAAAACTCTCTGATTTACTGAGTAAG ACAATtgaacaaacaaaagaaaatgtggTAAAGAAGCTAGCATTGACGTATGAGGAAATGGAACAAGAATGTAAGGAGGTAAGTTAA
- the LOC105778127 gene encoding probable LRR receptor-like serine/threonine-protein kinase At1g07650 isoform X2, which translates to MTSSGSSLIQMVEAQVEPPYPLDYEVRALREIATELGKKDWNYNENPCNNKSSWFTPPPPPNVPEAINNSTVTCNCSFPNGECHIDGMQMHDQVVFKSEK; encoded by the exons ATGACCTCTTCCGGTTCCTCCTTAATCCAG ATGGTTGAAGCCCAAGTGGAGCCGCCCTATCCTCTAGATTATGAAG TAAGAGCTCTTCGTGAGATAGCAACAGAACTTGGGAAGAAGGATTGGAATTACAATGAAAACCCTTGCAACAATAAGTCAAGTTGGTTTACTCCACCGCCGCCGCCAAATGTGCCTGAGGCCATTAACAACAGTACTGTCACCTGCAATTGCTCCTTCCCCAATGGTGAATGTCATATTGATGGCAT gCAAATGCATGACCAAGTTGTATTCAAGAgtgaaaaatga
- the LOC105788067 gene encoding proline-rich receptor-like protein kinase PERK15, which produces MATPPSPSPTSPPSTPNTTSSPPSPSLSPPVTNTSTPVSPPPPVADSPNATLPPPPSPSGGLPPGTLAGLIVGAGMGALIVLIGVGIFVIFYRRRKKKLAGAHPQGVDPQHWQQSVPQIAVLPKPTTPPGITPHVYNYVDPPSTSTSLGSEKPSNPSPSSGLAMGRSLGTFTYEDLALATDNFSDSNLIGQGGFGYVHKGVLKDGKVVAIKQLKAGSGQGEREFQAEVDIISCVHHRHLVSLVGYCIIGEKRLLVYEFVPNNTLEFHLHGKERPVMNWSTRMKIAFGAAKGLAYLHEDCKPKIIHRDIKAANILLDESFEARVADFGLAKSSLDTDTHVSTRVMGTFGYMAPEYASSGKLTEKSDVFSFGVVLLELITGRRPVDKTQPFFDDSIVDWARPLLSQALEHGNFDAFVDSRLQKDYDSDEMTRMVACAAACVRHSARNRPRMSQVLRVLEGNMPLDNLNEGITPGHSRVFGSFESSDYSSAQYKEDMKKFRKIALESQELPSSEYSVVTSDYGVNPSSSSTEGQQSTQIETSKGEKETKDVSGSS; this is translated from the exons ATGGCTACACCACCATCTCCGTCACCGACGTCGCCGCCTTCCACTCCCAACACTACTTCTTCTCCTCCTTCTCCTTCCCTTTCGCCGCCAGTTACTAATACTTCAACCCCTGTGTCGCCTCCGCCTCCGGTGGCTGATTCTCCGAATGCTACGCTACCTCCGCCGCCTTCGCCCAGTGGGGGCTTGCCGCCTGGGACATTAGCGGGGCTTATCGTTGGGGCAGGGATGGGAGCGTTAATTGTGCTGATTGGAGTGGGCATTTTCGTGATTTTCTATAGGAGGAGAAAGAAGAAGCTTGCTGGAGCTCATCCTCAAGGAG TTGATCCTCAACATTGGCAGCAGAGTGTTCCTCAAATTGCTGTTCTGCCGAAACCTACTACGCCGCCAGGAATCACACCACATGTTTATAATTATGTTGACCCTCCTTCAACAAGTACTAGTTTGGGCTCAGAAAAGCCATCTAATCCATCACCTTCCTCAGGATTGGCCATGGGACGGTCATTGGGCACATTTACTTATGAAGATTTAGCATTGGCAACGGATAATTTCTCCGATTCTAATCTCATTGGTCAAGGAGGTTTTGGTTATGTCCACAAGGGAGTGCTAAAAGATGGGAAAGTAGTTGCAATTAAGCAGTTAAAAGCTGGAAGTGGACAGGGTGAGCGCGAGTTTCAAGCAGAGGTTGACATCATTAGCTGTGTTCATCATAGACATCTTGTTTCACTAGTTGGATACTGCATTATTGGCGAAAAGAGGTTGCTTGTTTATGAATTTGTCCCAAACAACACGTTAGAATTTCATTTACACG GAAAAGAGAGGCCAGTTATGAACTGGTCAACCAGAATGAAAATTGCTTTTGGTGCAGCCAAAGGATTGGCATATTTGCATGAGGACT GTAAACCCAAGATCATACATCGCGATATCAAGGCAGCTAATATTCTTCTTGATGAAAGCTTTGAGGCAAGG GTTGCAGATTTTGGTCTTGCAAAGTCTTCTTTAGATACTGATACACATGTATCCACTCGTGTGATGGGAACTTTTgg TTATATGGCTCCAGAGTACGCCTCTAGCGGGAAGCTCACTGAGAAGTCGGATGTTTTCTCCTTTGGGGTTGTGCTTCTGGAGTTGATTACTGGACGCCGCCCCGTTGATAAGACTCAGCCATTCTTTGATGATAGCATAGTTGATTGG GCAAGGCCTTTGCTCTCACAGGCTTTGGAACATGGGAATTTTGATGCATTTGTGGATTCAAGGTTACAGAAGGACTATGATTCCGATGAAATGACCCGAATGGTGGCTTGTGCTGCAGCCTGCGTGCGTCATTCAGCAAGGAATCGCCCACGGATGAGCCAG GTACTTCGAGTCCTGGAAGGAAATATGCCTCTGGATAATTTGAACGAAGGAATCACTCCTGGGCACAGCAGGGTGTTCGGTTCCTTTGAAAGTTCTGATTACAGCTCAGCCCAATACAAGGAAGATATGAAGAAGTTCAGGAAGATAGCACTGGAAAGCCAAGAGCTTCCCAGCAGTGAATACAGTGTAGTCACCAGTGATTATGGTGTTAACCCATCTAGCTCCAGCACTGAAGGGCAACAAAGCACCCAAATTGAAACATCAAAAGGGGAGAAAGAAACCAAAGATGTAAGTGGAAGCTCGTAA